One window from the genome of Malus domestica chromosome 01, GDT2T_hap1 encodes:
- the LOC103433624 gene encoding SAC3 family protein A isoform X1: MMNQGGNAETIAPLDPNSLENRYNINANQGQTPSYPPLSTAGSEASSWNVHRTDNSSTDNGVHSHSTYQYDQQPQPPGSSTSSLGTVNAPQDYNSYASYQHSSDTYGYGSAGYPGYYNNYQQQSNTSYSQPVGAYQNTGAPYQPLSSFQNTGSYAGSASYSSTYYNPADYQTAGGYSSSSYNNQTTAWSDGNYANYTPHQYSQYTPDTTAAYSSITATSTSQNYEQHYKQWADYYSQTEVSCAPGTENISVTSTPNAGCPVPGATTGYQTSDSQLPPPPPLPSYAPSWRPEPSPSELPSVQSGAVVIGAHDGYWNHGAPTSQSQVHHNSSMQQHIQKPMDEKASYDSFQDHQKTAFSQAPNMQYPASQPVPHASHTYQSPLQPVRSHASHTYQSPSQPVPSHASHTYQSLSQPVPSHVSHTYQSPLQPVPSHASHTYQSPSKPAPPIGTQRDNKLQIPTNPRITSNPTFGLPKTDKDSCTTTAAAKPAYISVSLPKPVDKVTSSATADSLLKPGMFPKSLCGYVERALARYKDDRQKAACQSVMTEIITQATADGTLYTRDWDTEPIFPLPNEDAVNKEPPSVGFSLQSSNLVSSLPKYKRSPNKQSKSRWEPLPEEKPVEKPASVNNDSLKFSWMNVNDKQRKPWMGSAGFKDGNTSNGKFTPQEPKNGSKITQKPFKKQRLSYVLSTVENDDASSDSDKEQSLTAYYTGAMGLEDSPEERKRRENRSRRFERVQGHRAQNNHFKPKKAGGGNLYARRATALVLSKNFEDGGSRAVEDIDWDSLTVKGTCQEIEKRYLRLTSAPDPATVRPEDVLEKALLMVQNSQKNYLYKCDQLKSIRQDLTVQRIRNHLTVKVYETHARLAVEVGDLPEYNQCASQLKSLYAEGIEGCYMEFSAYNLLCVILHSNNNRDLVSSMASLSAEAKRDEAVKHALAVRSAVTSGNYVMFFRLYKTAPNLSTCLMDLYVEKMRYKAVSCICRSYRPTIPVPYVAQILGFTTSTPTNEESEEKDSEGLDECIEWLKVHGACLTVDNSGEMQLDTKPTSSSLYMPETDAVSHGDATLAVNDFLTRTPL, translated from the exons ATGATGAATCAAGGAGGTAATGCTGAGACGATAGCTCCACTGGACCCGAATTCGCTTGAG AATCGGTATAATATTAATGCAAACCAAGGACAGACGCCTTCATATCCTCCTCTTTCAACAGCTGGTTCAGAAGCCTCGTCCTGGAACGTTCATAGGACGGACAATAGCTCGACAGATAATGGGGTTCATTCCCATTCAACCTATCAATACGATCAGCAACCACAGCCGCCTGGGAGTAGTACATCGAGTTTGGGAACAGTAAATGCACCACAAGATTACAATAGCTATGCTTCATACCAACATTCTTCAGATACATATGGTTATGGAAGCGCAGGGTACCCAGGTTACTATAACAACTATCAGCAGCAGTCCAACACTTCCTACTCACAGCCTGTAGGAGCATATCAAAATACAGGTGCTCCTTATCAGCCTCTTTCCTCATTTCAGAATACAGGGTCTTATGCTGGGTCTGCAAGTTATTCAAGCACTTACTACAATCCTGCTGATTATCAGACAGCTGGAGGTTACTCAAGTAGCAGCTACAATAATCAGACTACCGCTTGGAGTGACGGAAATTATGCAAATTATACGCCTCATCAATATTCACAGTACACCCCGGATACCACTGCTGCATATAGTTCTATTACTGCGACTTCAACTTCACAAAATTATGAGCAGCACTACAAGCAATGGGCAGATTATTACAGTCAAACAGAAGTCAGCTGTGCTCCCGGTACTGAGAACATTTCTGTTACAAGTACACCCAATGCAGGATGTCCGGTTCCAGGTGCTACCACCGGGTATCAAACCTCGGACAGCCAGCtacccccaccaccaccactaccttcATATGCTCCTTCTTGGAGGCCAGAACCCAGTCCATCTGAATTGCCATCAGTGCAG TCTGGTGCTGTAGTTATTGGTGCTCATGATGGTTACTGGAATCATGGGGCTCCAACTTCTCAATCTCAAGTTCACCACAATAGTTCCATGCAACAACACATCCAAAAGCCTATGGATGAAAAGGCTTCTTATGATAGCTTTCAGGATCACCAGAAAACTGCATTTTCTCAAGCACCCAACATGCAGTATCCTGCTTCTCAGCCGGTTCCCCATGCGTCTCATACTTACCAATCACCCTTGCAACCTGTTCGATCCCATGCGTCTCAtacttaccaatcaccctcacAACCTGTTCCATCCCATGCGTCTCATACTTATCAATCACTGTCCCAACCTGTTCCATCCCATGTGTCTCATACTTATCAGTCACCCTTGCAACCTGTTCCATCCCATGCGTCTCAtacttaccaatcaccctccaAACCTGCTCCACCTATAGGTACACAAAGAGATAATAAACTGCAGATTCCAACAAACCCTAGAATCACTTCAAATCCAACCTTTGGGTTACCAAAAACTGACAAGGATAGCTGTACAACCACTGCAGCAGCAAAACCTGCTTATATCAGTGTTTCACTGCCAAAGCCGGTTGACAAGGTGACATCCAGTGCCACTGCTGATTCTCTACTTAAG CCTGGTATGTTTCCCAAGTCGCTGTGTGGTTATGTCGAAAGGGCTTTGGCTCGCTATAAAGATGATAGGCAAAAGGCTGCATGTCAGTCTGTCATGACGGAG ATTATCACCCAGGCAACTGCTGATGGAACGCTTTACACACGGGACTGGGATACTGAGCCTATTTTTCCTCTGCCTAATGAAGATGCTGTTAATAAAGAGCCTCCCTCCGTGGGCTT CAGTTTACAGTCTTCAAACCTTGTTTCGTCATTGCCAAAGTACAAAAGAAGTCCGAATAAACAATCTAAAAGTAGATGGGAACCTCTACCAGAGGAGAAGCCAGTTGAGAAACCGGCATCTGTCAACAATGACAGTTTAAAATTTTCTTGGATGAATGTCAATGATAAGCAAAGAAAG CCATGGATGGGGAGTGCTGGGTTCAAAGATGGTAATACAAGTAATGGAAAGTTTACTCCACAGGAGCCGAAAAATGGAAGTAAGATAACCCAGAAACCATTTAAGAAGCAGCGCCTTTCTTATGTTTTAAGTACGGTTGAGAACGATGATGCATCTAGTGATAGTGACAAGGAACAAAGTTTAACCGCATATTACACTGGAGCAATGGGCCTTGAGGATTCACCCGAGGAAAGAAAGAGACGTGAAAATCGCTCTAGGCGTTTTGAAAGAGTGCAAGGACATCGGGCACAAAATAATCACTTCAAACCAAAAAAAGCTGGTGGTGGAAACTTGTATGCCAGAAGGGCTACTGCCTTGGTGCTTAGCAAAAATTTTGAAGATGGTGGCAGCAGGGCAGTTGAGGACATCGACTGGGATTCTCTTACTGTTAAGGGCACCTGCCAGGAGATTGAGAAACGTTATTTGCGCCTCACCTCCGCTCCTGATCCTGCCACT GTAAGGCCAGAGGATGTTCTTGAAAAAGCTCTGCTTATGGTACAAAATTCTCAAAAGAATTACCTATATAAATGTGATCAGTTGAAGTCCATTCGTCAGGATTTGACTGTGCAACGAATTCGCAATCACCTAACAGTAAAG GTGTACGAAACCCATGCTCGCTTAGCAGTGGAAGTTGGGGACCTGCCCGAGTATAATCAG TGCGCGTCACAGTTGAAATCTCTCTATGCTGAAGGTATTGAGGGATGCTATATGGAGTTCTCTGCATACAACTTACTTTGTGTTATCCTTCACTCAAATAATAACAGAGATCTAGTATCATCAATGGCAAG CTTGTCAGCTGAAGCGAAAAGAGATGAAGCTGTTAAGCATGCTCTTGCGGTTCGTTCAGCTGTGACTTCGGGAAATTATGTTATGTTCTTCAGGCTCTACAAGACAGCTCCTAACTTGAGCACCTGCCTTATGG ATCTCTATGTTGAAAAGATGCGGTATAAGGCAGTGAGCTGCATCTGCAGATCATATCGGCCTACGATACCTGTTCCTTATGTTGCTCAAATTCTGGGATTTACCACCAGTACACCCACAAACGAGGAAAGTGAGGAGAAGGATTCAGAGGGATTGGACGAATGCATTGAATGGTTGAAAGTACACGGTGCATGCCTCACTGTTGATAACAGCGGAGAAATGCAGCTTGATACAAAG CCTACGTCCTCAAGTCTTTACATGCCGGAGACTGATGCGGTGTCCCACGGAGATGCCACTCTCGCAGTTAACGATTTTTTGACAAGGACACCTTTATAG
- the LOC103433610 gene encoding uncharacterized protein, whose protein sequence is MPVSGNEETGVKPVTRKSSDYSAGVPIKKRRFFMRPPSPPPEEPILFPKEEPSSFPAKINSVHEESRGSTPSYVSITSSGLSDANKIPESDYGKGNSGVANVSVARGNDNIFRVKLEEPSLTIHSSSLDDMQGKGKLVLSDNPTPELTLRKSELTLAPNEALASNVGTEILQSQSKVEVKCKEEMPAVAESTELSLGLREHLAPALTGRVIGDDRSYRNQGNLEPMSLDLSLSKEKTSSQCDSSGKGLNSLGADMSACRANWDLNTPMDAWTDTVSDSSVFFYGSNATGGVNCTTGLVGAGVNKEKLSIVQTQNRGNEPVLSTLANQYKPNDSLLLRLSSSCSQLNQCQNPSSSSSKLDLHRVISATNVPRLFGPIRNLNLGNHKTVKSEPFDEGVKLDVNVSKLDVNVSKPSNTGLVDSSRAVKCGVVEQGNLGAVKSSNTSTRHSVDARPIKSEPTHVDPQETIKSIEGTSVQLDKHLIQGLDNRSCDMTLPMTSEVSCRVGKPCSTELTMSRDVIKHSGNVIAYAPMEACQSKDQVAVSQGPDTKGNNTRTEDGNVDSESCKLKFMNDQSLDSRGSGEGSASDEEKINISGDMLEDSYGSDCESDGAHALDTTMDTEQDGKRDDYEDGEVRESVELTAVEEPICMAREVEHDDNDDFDNKRTELVGPINNVQPTSFYYEAKDNKDNLAETSNNNYKESFQVVCNDKSDTCSDEDMSLHEEPLAVENLTIGAGVEGSTEPDDQAVKMDAQKCQDAEFSGQVISGNQGTVVESGQGKELHVNNTDLAPMGDSNLPKTSGSGDNAAKDTSYGGQRSRIITLPRSSTVSPSKSISISGQPLPSRVGREILTDVEMEEENIHSRGRGEPYVNRNPGFSRERYQDQSLRYPRLGSGRGRGRMHSRGNWGSDRNYASELYNNQTNYRVPRHKYAPNVSDADLEYNTYNMPPDSAFYGTGRGGRKLSNDGPLNYRIPSRRRSPVGVHTIYMPRRNPRNISPTRFNGEDAPNLVGMRHNEKFMRGFHDDSADPMFTRSQPSYEGVHGQFGRGNRNFSFAQRRGIPRVSSKSPIRSRTRSPGPWSSPRRRSPDGFGGPRELTHRRSPPVYRMERFRSPDDPCFPGEMVVRRNPSNDLRNMDPGRDHGPPRSVIPNGSPSSRSLVRNRRFDVMDPRERPNNGNYFGGAMHSSRLHELGGDGSGDERRRFAERRGPVRSFRPYNGVGGETFHLNGEDGPRPLRFCPDDNTEFQERGNLRERDFDRRIKNRPGNAPRRMRGIEDQEANCGHGEQPWHDGVFDDTSQVKRKRF, encoded by the exons ATGCCGGTATCGGGAAATGAAGAG ACTGGGGTTAAACCCGTCACCCGGAAATCTAGTGATTATAGTGCAGGTGTTCCTATCAAGAAAAGGAGGTTTTTCATGAGGCCTCCTTCACCTCCTCCTGAAGAACCAATTTTGTTTCCGAAAGAAGAAccatcttcttttccagcaaaaaTTAATTCAGTACACGAGGAATCTCGGGGGTCGACTCCTTCATATGTTAGTATCACCAGTTCTGGACTTTCTGATGCAAACAAGATTCCTGAATCCGATTATGGAAAAGGAAACTCTGGCGTTGCAAATGTTAGTGTGGCTCGAGGAAATGATAATATCTTTAGAGTCAAACTTGAAGAACCTAGCCTGACGATTCACTCGAGTTCTTTGGATGACATGCAGGGGAAGGGGAAGCTTGTCTTGTCTGATAATCCTACACCTGAGTTGACTTTAAGGAAAAGTGAATTGACTTTAGCACCAAATGAAGCTCTTGCATCTAATGTAGGTACGGAGATTTTGCAGAGCCAAAGTAAAGTAGAAGTGAAGTGCAAAGAAGAAATGCCTGCTGTTGCTGAGAGTACTGAATTATCATTAGGTTTAAGAGAACATCTTGCTCCAGCTTTGACAGGACGGGTTATTGGTGATGACAGGAGTTACCGGAATCAGGGTAACTTGGAGCCTATGTCACTGGATTTGTCTTTAAGTAAAGAAAAAACCAGCAGCCAATGCGACAGTAGTGGGAAAGGTTTGAATTCCCTTGGTGCTGATATGAGTGCATGTCGAGCAAACTGGGATTTGAATACACCAATGGATGCATGGACAGATACTGTTAGCGATTCTTCCGTATTCTTTTATGGGAGTAATGCAACTGGTGGGGTGAATTGCACAACTGGGTTGGTTGGAGCTGGtgttaacaaagaaaaactgTCCATTGTTCAGACTCAGAACAGAGGTAATGAGCCCGTCTTATCCACACTTGCTAACCAGTACAAGCCCAATGACTCCCTTCTTTTGCGCCTTAGTTCATCTTGCTCGCAGTTAAACCAGTGCCAAAACCCTTCTAGTTCATCCAGTAAACTGGATTTACATAGGGTGATATCTGCTACAAACGTACCTAGATTGTTTGGGCCAATTAGAAATTTGAACTTGGGTAATCATAAAACTGTGAAATCAGAACCATTTGACGAGGGTGTCAAACTAGATGTTAATGTATCTAAACTGGATGTTAACGTATCTAAACCCAGTAACACAGGATTAGTAGATAGTAGTAGAGCAGTGAAGTGTGGAGTCGTTGAGCAGGGGAATCTTGGAGCTGTTAAGTCTTCAAATACGAGCACCCGACATTCAGTCGATGCTAGACCCATAAAATCTGAACCAACTCATGTGGATCCTCAAGAAACCATCAAGTCAATTGAAGGCACCTCAGTTCAACTGGATAAACATTTGATACAAGGTCTGGATAATCGTTCTTGTGACATGACATTGCCTATGACTTCAGAGGTGTCTTGCCGTGTTGGAAAGCCTTGTTCAACGGAGTTGACTATGAGCAGGGATGTGATAAAGCATTCTGGAAACGTTATTGCATATGCGCCTATGGAAGCTTGTCAAAGCAAAGATCAGGTTGCTGTATCTCAGGGTCCTGATACTAAGGGAAACAATACGAGAACAGAAGATGGTAATGTTGACAGCGAGAGTTGTAAATTGAAGTTTATGAATGATCAGTCACTTGATTCACGGGGAAGTGGTGAGGGTTCTGCCAGTGATGAGGAAAAGATTAATATATCTGGGGATATGCTGGAAGATTCTTATGGTTCTGATTGTGAATCAGATGGTGCTCATGCTTTAGATACAACCATGGATACTGAACAAGATGGTAAACGTGATGATTATGAAGACGGTGAGGTCCGAGAGTCAGTGGAGCTTACTGCGGTAGAGGAACCTATATGTATGGCAAGAGAAGTGGAACATGACGATAATGATGATTTTGATAATAAAAGGACAGAGCTTGTGGGACCTATTAACAATGTTCAGCCTACATCATTCTATTATGAGGCAAAAGACAACAAAGACAATCTTGCTGAAACAAGTAACAATAATTATAAAGAATCTTTCCAGGTAGTTTGTAATGATAAATCTGATACGTGCTCTGATGAAGATATGAGTTTGCATGAAGAACCATTAGCTGTTGAAAATCTAACAATCGGGGCTGGTGTGGAAGGGTCAACAGAACCTGATGATCAAGCAGTGAAGATGGATGCCCAGAAATGTCAGGATGCAGAGTTCTCCGGGCAAGTCATTAGTGGAAATCAAGGAACTGTAGTGGAAAGTGGTCAGGGTAAAGAGCTGCACGTAAATAACACTGACCTGGCACCAATGGGTGACTCAAATTTGCCCAAAACATCCGGTAGTGGTGATAATGCTGCTAAGGATACCAGTTATGGAGGACAACGGAGCAGGATAATAACTTTGCCTCGATCTTCAACTGTTTCTCCGAGTAAATCAATATCTATTTCAGGACAGCCTTTGCCGTCAAGAGTTGGAAGAGAAATATTAACTGATGTAGAAATGGAGGAAGAGAATATACATTCTCGAGGGAG AGGTGAACCATATGTTAACAGAAACCCGGGATTTTCAAGGGAGCGATACCAAGATCAATCACTGAGATATCCTAGATTAGGTTCTGGACGTGGTAGAGGGAGGATGCATAGTCGTGGCAATTGGGGTTCTGATCGTAACTATGCTTCGGAGCTTTATAATAATCAAACAAACTATCGTGTCCCCAGACATAAATATGCACCTAATGTTTCTGATGCTGACCTTGAATATAACACTTACAATATGCCTCCAGATAGTGCATTTTATGGTACAGGTCGTGGAGGAAGGAAGCTTTCAAATGATGGACCACTTAACTACCGTATACCCTCAAGGAGGCGGTCTCCTGTTGGAGTGCACACCATTTACATGCCTCGCCGAAATCCAAGAAATATTAGCCCAACCAGATTCAACGGTGAAGATGCTCCAAATTTGGTTGGAATGAGGCATAATGAGaagtttatgaggggtttccaTGATGATAGTGCAGACCCCATGTTCACTCGTAGCCAACCTTCATATGAGGGAGTGCATGGTCAATTTGGACGAGGCAATCGGAACTTTTCTTTTGCACAGAGGAGAGGGATTCCCAGAGTTAGCTCAAAATCGCCAATAAGGTCCAGGACTCGCTCTCCTGGGCCATGGTCTTCTCCTAGAAGAAGATCCCCAGATGGATTTGGTGGGCCTAGAGAACTGACTCATCGAAGGTCTCCACCAGTTTACAGGATGGAGAGGTTTAGATCCCCTGATGACCCATGTTTTCCCGGAGAGATGGTGGTTAGAAGGAATCCGTCAAATGATTTGAGGAATATGGATCCTGGAAGAGACCACGGCCCTCCAAGGTCTGTTATTCCCAATGGGAGTCCTTCAAGCCGGAGTTTAGTCAGAAACAGGAGATTTGATGTCATGGATCCTCGAGAGAGGCCAAATAATGGCAATTACTTTGGGGGGGCCATGCATTCTAGCCGTTTGCATGAGCTTGGTGGTGATGGAAGTGGTGATGAGAGAAGAAGATTTGCTGAGAGACGTGGACCCGTCCGTTCATTTAGACCTTATAATGGTGTTGGTGGTGAGACATTTCATCTTAACGGAGAGGATGGCCCTAGGCCTTTGAGGTTCTGCCCAGATGATAATACCGAGTTTCAAGAAAGAGGCAATTTGAGGGAAAGGGACTTTGACAGAAGGATTAAGAATCGGCCAGGAAATGCTCCTAGAAGAATGAGAGGGATTGAAGACCAAGAAGCTAATTGCGGACATGGTGAACAGCCTTGGCATGATGGTGTGTTTGATGATACGtcacaagtgaagagaaaaagATTTTGA
- the LOC103433624 gene encoding SAC3 family protein A isoform X2 produces MMNQGGNAETIAPLDPNSLENRYNINANQGQTPSYPPLSTAGSEASSWNVHRTDNSSTDNGVHSHSTYQYDQQPQPPGSSTSSLGTVNAPQDYNSYASYQHSSDTYGYGSAGYPGYYNNYQQQSNTSYSQPVGAYQNTGAPYQPLSSFQNTGSYAGSASYSSTYYNPADYQTAGGYSSSSYNNQTTAWSDGNYANYTPHQYSQYTPDTTAAYSSITATSTSQNYEQHYKQWADYYSQTEVSCAPGTENISVTSTPNAGCPVPGATTGYQTSDSQLPPPPPLPSYAPSWRPEPSPSELPSVQSGAVVIGAHDGYWNHGAPTSQSQVHHNSSMQQHIQKPMDEKASYDSFQDHQKTAFSQAPNMQYPASQPVPHASHTYQSPLQPVRSHASHTYQSPSQPVPSHASHTYQSLSQPVPSHVSHTYQSPLQPVPSHASHTYQSPSKPAPPIGTQRDNKLQIPTNPRITSNPTFGLPKTDKDSCTTTAAAKPAYISVSLPKPVDKVTSSATADSLLKPGMFPKSLCGYVERALARYKDDRQKAACQSVMTEIITQATADGTLYTRDWDTEPIFPLPNEDAVNKEPPSVGFLQSSNLVSSLPKYKRSPNKQSKSRWEPLPEEKPVEKPASVNNDSLKFSWMNVNDKQRKPWMGSAGFKDGNTSNGKFTPQEPKNGSKITQKPFKKQRLSYVLSTVENDDASSDSDKEQSLTAYYTGAMGLEDSPEERKRRENRSRRFERVQGHRAQNNHFKPKKAGGGNLYARRATALVLSKNFEDGGSRAVEDIDWDSLTVKGTCQEIEKRYLRLTSAPDPATVRPEDVLEKALLMVQNSQKNYLYKCDQLKSIRQDLTVQRIRNHLTVKVYETHARLAVEVGDLPEYNQCASQLKSLYAEGIEGCYMEFSAYNLLCVILHSNNNRDLVSSMASLSAEAKRDEAVKHALAVRSAVTSGNYVMFFRLYKTAPNLSTCLMDLYVEKMRYKAVSCICRSYRPTIPVPYVAQILGFTTSTPTNEESEEKDSEGLDECIEWLKVHGACLTVDNSGEMQLDTKPTSSSLYMPETDAVSHGDATLAVNDFLTRTPL; encoded by the exons ATGATGAATCAAGGAGGTAATGCTGAGACGATAGCTCCACTGGACCCGAATTCGCTTGAG AATCGGTATAATATTAATGCAAACCAAGGACAGACGCCTTCATATCCTCCTCTTTCAACAGCTGGTTCAGAAGCCTCGTCCTGGAACGTTCATAGGACGGACAATAGCTCGACAGATAATGGGGTTCATTCCCATTCAACCTATCAATACGATCAGCAACCACAGCCGCCTGGGAGTAGTACATCGAGTTTGGGAACAGTAAATGCACCACAAGATTACAATAGCTATGCTTCATACCAACATTCTTCAGATACATATGGTTATGGAAGCGCAGGGTACCCAGGTTACTATAACAACTATCAGCAGCAGTCCAACACTTCCTACTCACAGCCTGTAGGAGCATATCAAAATACAGGTGCTCCTTATCAGCCTCTTTCCTCATTTCAGAATACAGGGTCTTATGCTGGGTCTGCAAGTTATTCAAGCACTTACTACAATCCTGCTGATTATCAGACAGCTGGAGGTTACTCAAGTAGCAGCTACAATAATCAGACTACCGCTTGGAGTGACGGAAATTATGCAAATTATACGCCTCATCAATATTCACAGTACACCCCGGATACCACTGCTGCATATAGTTCTATTACTGCGACTTCAACTTCACAAAATTATGAGCAGCACTACAAGCAATGGGCAGATTATTACAGTCAAACAGAAGTCAGCTGTGCTCCCGGTACTGAGAACATTTCTGTTACAAGTACACCCAATGCAGGATGTCCGGTTCCAGGTGCTACCACCGGGTATCAAACCTCGGACAGCCAGCtacccccaccaccaccactaccttcATATGCTCCTTCTTGGAGGCCAGAACCCAGTCCATCTGAATTGCCATCAGTGCAG TCTGGTGCTGTAGTTATTGGTGCTCATGATGGTTACTGGAATCATGGGGCTCCAACTTCTCAATCTCAAGTTCACCACAATAGTTCCATGCAACAACACATCCAAAAGCCTATGGATGAAAAGGCTTCTTATGATAGCTTTCAGGATCACCAGAAAACTGCATTTTCTCAAGCACCCAACATGCAGTATCCTGCTTCTCAGCCGGTTCCCCATGCGTCTCATACTTACCAATCACCCTTGCAACCTGTTCGATCCCATGCGTCTCAtacttaccaatcaccctcacAACCTGTTCCATCCCATGCGTCTCATACTTATCAATCACTGTCCCAACCTGTTCCATCCCATGTGTCTCATACTTATCAGTCACCCTTGCAACCTGTTCCATCCCATGCGTCTCAtacttaccaatcaccctccaAACCTGCTCCACCTATAGGTACACAAAGAGATAATAAACTGCAGATTCCAACAAACCCTAGAATCACTTCAAATCCAACCTTTGGGTTACCAAAAACTGACAAGGATAGCTGTACAACCACTGCAGCAGCAAAACCTGCTTATATCAGTGTTTCACTGCCAAAGCCGGTTGACAAGGTGACATCCAGTGCCACTGCTGATTCTCTACTTAAG CCTGGTATGTTTCCCAAGTCGCTGTGTGGTTATGTCGAAAGGGCTTTGGCTCGCTATAAAGATGATAGGCAAAAGGCTGCATGTCAGTCTGTCATGACGGAG ATTATCACCCAGGCAACTGCTGATGGAACGCTTTACACACGGGACTGGGATACTGAGCCTATTTTTCCTCTGCCTAATGAAGATGCTGTTAATAAAGAGCCTCCCTCCGTGGGCTT TTTACAGTCTTCAAACCTTGTTTCGTCATTGCCAAAGTACAAAAGAAGTCCGAATAAACAATCTAAAAGTAGATGGGAACCTCTACCAGAGGAGAAGCCAGTTGAGAAACCGGCATCTGTCAACAATGACAGTTTAAAATTTTCTTGGATGAATGTCAATGATAAGCAAAGAAAG CCATGGATGGGGAGTGCTGGGTTCAAAGATGGTAATACAAGTAATGGAAAGTTTACTCCACAGGAGCCGAAAAATGGAAGTAAGATAACCCAGAAACCATTTAAGAAGCAGCGCCTTTCTTATGTTTTAAGTACGGTTGAGAACGATGATGCATCTAGTGATAGTGACAAGGAACAAAGTTTAACCGCATATTACACTGGAGCAATGGGCCTTGAGGATTCACCCGAGGAAAGAAAGAGACGTGAAAATCGCTCTAGGCGTTTTGAAAGAGTGCAAGGACATCGGGCACAAAATAATCACTTCAAACCAAAAAAAGCTGGTGGTGGAAACTTGTATGCCAGAAGGGCTACTGCCTTGGTGCTTAGCAAAAATTTTGAAGATGGTGGCAGCAGGGCAGTTGAGGACATCGACTGGGATTCTCTTACTGTTAAGGGCACCTGCCAGGAGATTGAGAAACGTTATTTGCGCCTCACCTCCGCTCCTGATCCTGCCACT GTAAGGCCAGAGGATGTTCTTGAAAAAGCTCTGCTTATGGTACAAAATTCTCAAAAGAATTACCTATATAAATGTGATCAGTTGAAGTCCATTCGTCAGGATTTGACTGTGCAACGAATTCGCAATCACCTAACAGTAAAG GTGTACGAAACCCATGCTCGCTTAGCAGTGGAAGTTGGGGACCTGCCCGAGTATAATCAG TGCGCGTCACAGTTGAAATCTCTCTATGCTGAAGGTATTGAGGGATGCTATATGGAGTTCTCTGCATACAACTTACTTTGTGTTATCCTTCACTCAAATAATAACAGAGATCTAGTATCATCAATGGCAAG CTTGTCAGCTGAAGCGAAAAGAGATGAAGCTGTTAAGCATGCTCTTGCGGTTCGTTCAGCTGTGACTTCGGGAAATTATGTTATGTTCTTCAGGCTCTACAAGACAGCTCCTAACTTGAGCACCTGCCTTATGG ATCTCTATGTTGAAAAGATGCGGTATAAGGCAGTGAGCTGCATCTGCAGATCATATCGGCCTACGATACCTGTTCCTTATGTTGCTCAAATTCTGGGATTTACCACCAGTACACCCACAAACGAGGAAAGTGAGGAGAAGGATTCAGAGGGATTGGACGAATGCATTGAATGGTTGAAAGTACACGGTGCATGCCTCACTGTTGATAACAGCGGAGAAATGCAGCTTGATACAAAG CCTACGTCCTCAAGTCTTTACATGCCGGAGACTGATGCGGTGTCCCACGGAGATGCCACTCTCGCAGTTAACGATTTTTTGACAAGGACACCTTTATAG